Part of the Halodesulfurarchaeum formicicum genome is shown below.
CACTCGCTGGAGGTGCTGCCAGGTGACCAAATCGCCTCGCGCTCGTCGAGGAAGTCATACTCGTCAGCTACGGCCGCCAGCGCGTCGGTCCGGCAGGTGTCCAGTATGACCAGCAGGTCCCACTCTCGCTCGTAAGCCGGCGTCCCAAACCGCAGGCGAGTGCTGAGGGTCAACCAGAGCCCGACATAGAGATAGTAGGCCCCGAGCTGCAGGCCGCCGAGGATGTCCTCGTCCATTCGCTCACGAGTATCGGCGACCCAGGCCCGGACGTTCGTGGCCATGTGGGGTCGTGCTCGGCAGTGGGGAAAAGTAAATACGGGCTACCGACCCGGGGTCTGTCTGTGGCACAGCCGTGTCATCCGCCTCTCAGGCTGACGTCTCCCTCGGATGCGCTCAGATGGCGGTGGGCCGAACCTACTGCGCCGTACGACACTCATAACAAATGCGCTTCGCTGGATTGAACCCAACAGATGAACCGACGCCAACTCCTGCGACAGAGTGCAGTAACCGGAATTGTGGGGGTCACCGGCGTCGCCGTGTATCGCCAGGTCGTCGACCGCTTTTCGAACGAACCACCCCCGAATAGAGATACTGACACGGACCCGAACGGGGACGACCAGATCGAAACCCCAGCAGACCTGAGCCCGCCAGCCGAGGAGGAGCCGGTCCGTCACGGCGACGAATTCGGCACCGTCGTGGACGCCGTGAAGGCTGGTGCGGATCCCGAGGGAAACGAACCCATCGACGACTTCCTGAACGAGTATGCAGACGATGACACGCTCCTCTCGTTCCCGGCCGGAACCTACCTGCTCCCGCAGATCAGGCTCACCGAGTACGATCACCTCGGCGTTGTCGCGGCCCACGAGGAACACCCGACGTTCGTCGCGCCGGCGAACAGCTGTATCGATACCGACCCACACATCCAGTTCGACCAGATCACGAACTTCCTGCTGGAAGGGATCGACTTCGATTTCAGCCGGGATGGGGCCGGTGGCGCGGTCAACGTCATCGCGTCGGGTGACGCGACAGTCCGCGATGTCACCGCACAGGGCAGTTGTCGCCAACAGATCGCCATGTTTCGGATCGATATCCGTGACCCCGAGGGGACCGGCCTCGTCGAGCGGCTCCGGATGCAAAACGCCGAGAACAGCGGCTGGATGACCGGGGCCTACGTCGGGCAACGCCACTCCGGCGAGGTGACCTTCCGGGACTGCGAACTCAGTGAATTCACCGACAACGGGCTCTACGGCTCGGCACCCGGCGTTTCAGACGGTGGGGGCGGGACGGTCCACACGGAGGGCGGGCACTTCGAGAACAACAACGTCTCGAATATCCGCCTTGGGACGGATGGGTCGACGGCTCGCGACGACACCATCGTCGTCGAATCCGCGCCCAAAATCGATTCGATAAACCTCCGGGGCATCCGTTTCCGGCGGGGGAGCGGCCAACTGGTCGAGGACTGTGACATCCGGTTCGGGCCCGAGGTTACGAACAGTTTCGGTGCCATCGTCTTCCATGCCGACAACGGCGGCGCTCGGGTCGCCAACACACAGGTTACGATGGACAGCGATGACATCCCTGCCATCAAGGGGTTCTACCACTCCGGAGGCGGCGAGGGCGGGCCGACGTTCGAAAACCTGACCGTCGACGGCGAAGCGAAACGGGGGTACACCGTCCAACTGAACGGTCGGGACGGGACCGTCTTCAGGAACTGCACCATCGAACAACGGGGCGACCATCGTGACGGTATCCGTGTCGCCTACTCCGAGGGCTGTGAACTCGTCGATTCCCGCATCGACGTCTCCGGCTATCCGCTCATTCTCCGTGACTCGACGATGACCATCCGCAACACAACCTTCGTCACCCCCGACGGCGAGCGCCACGTCGACCATATGGAGGCCGGTCCGGGTGACTTCCGGCCGGGGACGTGGACATGAGGGAAGCCTGACCGATGCGCGAACGCCGTGATTCGCTGCCGGCGACTGTCGTCGCGAAAGTCCATCGGGAGGGACCGCTGTCGCTGCTTCGAGAAGGACCGGGATGGGTCGTTGGACACCTGCTCACGGCGGTCCAGCTCGCGTCGATACGACGGCTACGGCGGTTCCGATACCGCCGCGCTGGCCTGGTCGCCATTCCGGACCCAACGGCGACCATCGAGATCGACCCACAGGCAGTCACGCACATCGTCCCCCTCTCGCGATTCGAAACGTCGTTTCCCCGGCGGCTGCTGGGCACGGTCCGCGGTGGTGACTGGGACCGCAACCTCCCTCGCATCGAGAACCAACCGAAGTACCAGGCCTGTCAGGCCCGTGTGGCGGGCACTCCCTGGACGGACACCGGTATTGTCGATCACCTCGCGGCGGAACTTGAACGGGTTGACGCCGACACCATCGAGCACGGCTGTGACTCACGAGCAGCCCTGCGCCAGCGGTACGAGGGCGAGCGGGAGACGCTGTACCGGAGCCTCCGGGACGAGGGCTACGACCGGGCAGTGTCACCGGTCTGCTGTCGGGTTCACATCGGCCGCGACGGACGCCTGCTCTTCGGGAGCGGCGGCCGTCACCGGTTCTACCTCAGCCGGCTGCTCGGGATCGAGTCGGTGCCGGCCCAGGTGCTCTGTCGCCACCACGAGTGGCAAACTGTCCGGGATTCTGTCGCGACGGCCGACTCGCTGGCCGACCTGCCGCCCGAGGTCCGAACGCACCTCGATCACCCGGATCTGCGTGAGTTCCCGCTCGCTCGTGAAGCGCCTTCGGACGCTCGGCAAGCGGGACTCGTGGGATGATCACGACCGCGCTACGTACTCCAGTCCACGGGTCAGCAGGTCGTCGATCGGATCGGGAAGTCGATCGAGAACGGGGCGTATTTCGGCTGGGTCCAGCGCACCGGTAGCGACGGCGGTGACGGTGTAGACGAGCGCCCCCACCGGCGGCACGACGGTCAGCGCGAGCAGGTTCGACTCGATCACGTAGTCGAGTGAGAGGACCGGAACGGCCGTGACCGCCGCAGTGAGGATGATACGTCCTGGTCGGAAATCGGCGAGTGGGTTGAACCCGATCCGGTGGGCCGCCAGCAGCGTGAACGCCAGCATCGAAGAATACCCGACGCTGGTGGCGACAGCCGCACCGACCATTCCGTACCGTGGAATGAGTATGGCGTTCATCACGATGTTGACCGTCGCGGCGGCACCGATGGCCGCCAGGAGGATCAGCACCTGGCCGGAGCCCTGGGCGATGGCCTTCAGTGGGCGTGCGGCGGCGAAGGCGATTGTTCCCGGCAACAATATCAAAAGTGGTTGTGTCGCGACGA
Proteins encoded:
- a CDS encoding right-handed parallel beta-helix repeat-containing protein, giving the protein MNRRQLLRQSAVTGIVGVTGVAVYRQVVDRFSNEPPPNRDTDTDPNGDDQIETPADLSPPAEEEPVRHGDEFGTVVDAVKAGADPEGNEPIDDFLNEYADDDTLLSFPAGTYLLPQIRLTEYDHLGVVAAHEEHPTFVAPANSCIDTDPHIQFDQITNFLLEGIDFDFSRDGAGGAVNVIASGDATVRDVTAQGSCRQQIAMFRIDIRDPEGTGLVERLRMQNAENSGWMTGAYVGQRHSGEVTFRDCELSEFTDNGLYGSAPGVSDGGGGTVHTEGGHFENNNVSNIRLGTDGSTARDDTIVVESAPKIDSINLRGIRFRRGSGQLVEDCDIRFGPEVTNSFGAIVFHADNGGARVANTQVTMDSDDIPAIKGFYHSGGGEGGPTFENLTVDGEAKRGYTVQLNGRDGTVFRNCTIEQRGDHRDGIRVAYSEGCELVDSRIDVSGYPLILRDSTMTIRNTTFVTPDGERHVDHMEAGPGDFRPGTWT